A stretch of the Sulfurimonas sp. HSL3-1 genome encodes the following:
- a CDS encoding aminoglycoside phosphotransferase family protein, producing the protein MHKVKAWLAKTPYRDWEVEVASADASFRRYFRLRRGREKLIVMDASLEKESLDPFLDVTGRLLGVDVKAPQVYLEDRDEGFLVLEDFGSRSLLNVLNEANFDSYYGSAIDEIVKMQAADAEGLPLYDKAFLHFEMDLMKTWFLEKYLGMTLSEEEERMLAEVLDTISETVLSQPQGVFVHRDFHSRNIMVTPSDETGVIDYQDAMKGAVTYDLVSLLKDLYIRFEPEEMAVLALRFRDRAGIVADDATFLKWFDFMGLQRHIKVLGIFARLWLRDGKPGYLGDLPLTLRYTIEAANRYEETKPLAALLERVTLPPLPSDSEGK; encoded by the coding sequence ATGCATAAAGTAAAAGCGTGGCTGGCAAAGACGCCCTACCGCGACTGGGAGGTGGAGGTCGCCAGTGCCGACGCCAGTTTCCGGCGCTATTTCCGGCTGCGCCGGGGGAGGGAGAAGCTCATCGTCATGGACGCTTCGCTGGAAAAGGAGTCGCTTGACCCTTTCCTCGACGTCACGGGAAGGCTGCTCGGTGTCGATGTCAAAGCGCCGCAGGTGTACCTGGAGGACAGGGACGAAGGGTTCCTCGTCCTGGAGGATTTCGGTTCGCGCTCCCTGCTCAATGTCCTGAACGAGGCGAATTTCGACTCCTACTACGGCAGCGCCATCGACGAGATCGTCAAGATGCAGGCGGCGGATGCGGAGGGGCTGCCGCTCTACGACAAGGCCTTTTTGCACTTTGAGATGGACCTGATGAAGACCTGGTTCCTGGAGAAGTACCTCGGGATGACTCTGAGCGAAGAGGAGGAGCGGATGCTCGCCGAGGTGCTGGATACGATCTCGGAGACGGTGCTGTCGCAGCCGCAGGGCGTCTTTGTCCACCGCGATTTCCATTCGCGCAACATCATGGTGACGCCCTCGGACGAGACGGGGGTCATCGACTACCAGGACGCCATGAAGGGGGCGGTAACCTACGACCTCGTCTCCCTGCTCAAGGACCTCTACATCCGTTTCGAGCCGGAAGAGATGGCGGTGCTGGCGCTGCGCTTCCGGGACAGGGCGGGGATCGTCGCCGACGACGCGACGTTCCTGAAGTGGTTCGACTTCATGGGGCTGCAGCGCCACATCAAGGTGCTGGGCATCTTCGCGCGCCTCTGGCTGCGCGACGGCAAACCGGGCTACCTCGGCGACCTGCCGCTGACGTTGCGCTACACCATCGAGGCGGCGAACCGCTACGAAGAGACAAAGCCGCTCGCCGCGCTGCTTGAGCGGGTGACACTGCCGCCGCTGCCGTCGGATAGCGAAGGAAAATGA
- a CDS encoding DUF808 domain-containing protein produces MTGGFFAILDDIAALLDDTAVMSKVAAKKVGGVLGDDLAVNAEQASGHASARELPVLWAITKGSFRNKAIILPIAFLLSAFAPWAIVPILMLGAAYLSYEGAEKVLEYLRPGHHGEEQKGAVDEAVKIKSAIRTDFILSIEIIVIALGVVAGEALTTQILVVTLIALLATVGVYGIVALMVRMDDMGFALVGFSQTSTGTKAAVLKRSGLLLVQAMPKLIKALGYIGTVAMLLVGGGIFVHHLEWLHHALAFMPFVLPELVSGLAAGMLLVALVLLWERLTQRN; encoded by the coding sequence ATGACAGGAGGCTTTTTCGCCATTCTCGATGATATCGCGGCGCTGCTCGACGACACGGCTGTCATGAGCAAGGTCGCGGCCAAAAAAGTGGGCGGCGTCCTGGGCGACGATCTCGCCGTCAACGCCGAACAGGCCTCCGGCCACGCCAGCGCGCGCGAGCTGCCGGTGCTCTGGGCCATTACAAAGGGCTCTTTCCGCAACAAGGCGATCATCCTCCCCATAGCCTTTCTGCTCAGCGCCTTCGCCCCCTGGGCCATCGTGCCCATCCTGATGCTCGGGGCGGCCTACCTCAGCTACGAGGGGGCGGAAAAAGTACTGGAATACCTCCGGCCGGGTCACCATGGTGAAGAGCAGAAAGGCGCCGTCGACGAGGCCGTCAAGATCAAATCGGCCATCCGGACGGACTTCATCCTCTCCATCGAGATCATCGTCATCGCCCTGGGCGTTGTCGCCGGGGAGGCGCTGACGACCCAGATCCTCGTCGTCACCCTGATCGCGCTGCTCGCGACCGTGGGGGTTTACGGCATCGTCGCACTGATGGTGCGCATGGACGACATGGGCTTCGCGCTGGTCGGTTTCAGTCAGACAAGCACGGGGACAAAAGCCGCGGTGCTGAAACGCTCCGGCCTGCTGCTCGTGCAAGCCATGCCAAAACTCATCAAGGCGCTGGGCTACATAGGCACCGTGGCCATGCTGCTGGTGGGCGGCGGCATCTTCGTCCACCACTTAGAGTGGCTGCACCACGCTCTCGCTTTTATGCCCTTCGTCCTGCCCGAACTCGTAAGCGGTCTTGCCGCTGGTATGCTGCTCGTGGCGCTTGTCCTTCTCTGGGAACGGCTGACGCAGCGGAACTGA
- a CDS encoding anhydro-N-acetylmuramic acid kinase: MSFDSKQCYIGVMSGTSLDGVDVVLCPVDGEGIELAASLAYPFDAQLRADLLRVIGGSTTLEEIGELDHRLGLLFAEAVEALIREHHLDTGRIEAIGLHGQTLWHRPSGPNPFTMQLGDPNIVCARTGIKTVADFRRKDMAFGGQGAPFAPAFHRFLFEKLEGRTLVVNIGGMANITVIGSELLGYDTGPGNVLMDGWCAEKFGCSYDENGTIAQRGEVDEDVLGAMLSDPYFSRPAPKSTGREQFNAAWAERFVKEGMRSDAFLATLTELTARSIAQEAAKYAPSRVLLCGGGAENVYLRGRIASQLAGVEVVRTDEYGIPGEWMEAMAFAWLAFKRMNEETVELSSVTGASQNTILGGIYA, encoded by the coding sequence ATGAGCTTTGATTCGAAACAGTGTTATATTGGTGTCATGTCGGGAACGAGCCTGGACGGGGTGGACGTCGTGCTCTGTCCCGTGGACGGGGAGGGCATCGAGCTGGCGGCGTCGCTTGCCTACCCTTTTGACGCGCAGCTGCGTGCCGACCTGCTCCGCGTTATCGGCGGCAGCACGACGCTGGAGGAGATAGGGGAACTCGATCACCGGCTGGGCTTGCTCTTTGCCGAGGCCGTAGAAGCGCTCATCCGCGAGCACCATCTCGACACGGGCCGGATCGAGGCGATAGGGTTGCACGGCCAGACGCTCTGGCACCGTCCCTCCGGCCCCAATCCCTTTACAATGCAGCTGGGGGACCCCAACATTGTCTGCGCCCGGACCGGCATAAAGACCGTCGCGGATTTCCGCCGGAAGGATATGGCCTTCGGGGGGCAGGGCGCGCCCTTCGCCCCGGCGTTTCACCGCTTCCTTTTCGAGAAGCTCGAAGGGCGCACCCTCGTCGTCAATATCGGCGGGATGGCCAACATCACCGTCATCGGCAGCGAACTGCTGGGGTACGATACGGGGCCGGGCAACGTGCTGATGGACGGCTGGTGCGCGGAGAAGTTCGGCTGCTCCTATGATGAGAACGGAACCATCGCGCAGCGGGGGGAAGTAGACGAAGACGTGCTCGGCGCGATGCTCTCCGACCCCTATTTTTCGCGCCCGGCACCCAAAAGCACGGGGCGGGAGCAGTTCAACGCCGCCTGGGCGGAGCGCTTTGTCAAAGAGGGGATGCGCAGCGACGCCTTCCTGGCGACCTTGACGGAGCTGACGGCCCGCAGCATCGCGCAGGAGGCCGCGAAATACGCCCCGTCGAGGGTTCTGCTCTGCGGCGGCGGGGCGGAGAACGTCTACCTGCGGGGGCGGATCGCCTCGCAGCTGGCGGGCGTCGAAGTTGTCCGCACGGACGAATACGGCATCCCCGGCGAGTGGATGGAGGCGATGGCCTTCGCCTGGCTGGCTTTTAAGCGCATGAACGAGGAGACCGTCGAGCTCTCCAGCGTGACGGGCGCGTCGCAAAATACGATCCTCGGGGGGATATATGCATAA
- a CDS encoding D-hexose-6-phosphate mutarotase gives MHKLVTSENGLEILEIINTEATAKIALQGAHLFEYARHGQPELLWLSPTARFEPGRAIRGGVPVCWPWFGSDPDIPERPQHGFARAVLWRLESVEEADDTATVVTLKLDDTMLEQHERRWFPYLFELTLRITIGEQLELALTTKNLGKEPFEITEALHTYFSLGNIAAVSIVGLEGVTYADALDGFAKKSSGAPIGITRETDRVYLDTEDTVILLDERLGRTVIVGKSGSSSTVVWNPWIDKAARMEDFADDGYNTMVCIETANALSNSVTVAPGDSHTITQSIK, from the coding sequence ATGCATAAGCTTGTCACCTCGGAAAACGGCCTGGAAATCCTCGAGATCATCAACACCGAAGCCACGGCCAAGATCGCCCTGCAGGGGGCGCATCTTTTCGAATACGCCCGCCACGGCCAGCCCGAACTGCTCTGGCTGAGCCCGACGGCCCGTTTCGAGCCGGGACGGGCCATCCGCGGCGGCGTCCCCGTCTGCTGGCCCTGGTTCGGCTCGGACCCCGACATCCCCGAGCGGCCCCAGCACGGTTTCGCCCGCGCCGTACTGTGGCGCCTCGAGAGCGTCGAGGAGGCGGATGACACCGCGACCGTCGTCACCCTAAAGCTCGACGACACGATGCTCGAACAGCACGAGCGCCGCTGGTTTCCCTACCTCTTCGAACTCACATTGCGCATCACCATCGGCGAGCAGCTTGAACTCGCCCTTACGACAAAGAACCTGGGCAAGGAACCCTTCGAGATCACCGAGGCGCTGCACACCTACTTCAGCCTCGGCAATATCGCCGCCGTCAGCATCGTCGGGCTGGAGGGGGTCACCTACGCCGACGCCCTGGACGGGTTTGCCAAAAAATCCTCCGGCGCCCCCATCGGTATCACCCGGGAGACCGACCGCGTCTACCTCGACACCGAAGACACGGTGATCCTGCTGGACGAACGGCTGGGACGCACCGTCATCGTCGGCAAAAGCGGCAGCAGCTCCACCGTCGTCTGGAACCCCTGGATCGACAAAGCGGCGCGCATGGAGGATTTTGCCGACGACGGCTACAACACGATGGTCTGCATCGAAACGGCCAACGCCCTCTCCAACTCCGTCACCGTCGCCCCGGGCGATTCCCATACGATCACGCAGAGCATCAAGTGA
- a CDS encoding fumarylacetoacetate hydrolase family protein, whose amino-acid sequence MKQVIFDGREVSPSKVVCIGRNYVEHIEELGNEIPEQMVVFNKPNSAITDTLRYIEPTCRFEGEICFLIEKGEIAGIGFGLDLTKASIQNRLKEKGLPWERAKGFDGSAVLSDFVPFRESMESLRMTLHVDGKLQQYAGYGLMMYKPSVMLEEIKSFMTLEDGDIIMSGTPKGVSTYEAGQTFVGRVYSDETLLIEQTWVVQG is encoded by the coding sequence GTGAAGCAGGTCATTTTCGACGGCCGCGAGGTCTCGCCGTCCAAGGTCGTCTGCATCGGCCGCAACTATGTCGAACACATCGAGGAGCTCGGCAACGAGATCCCCGAGCAGATGGTCGTCTTCAACAAACCCAACTCCGCCATCACCGACACCCTCCGCTACATCGAGCCGACCTGCCGCTTCGAAGGGGAGATCTGTTTTCTCATTGAAAAGGGGGAGATCGCAGGAATAGGCTTCGGTCTCGACCTCACCAAGGCTTCTATTCAGAACCGTTTGAAAGAGAAGGGCCTGCCCTGGGAAAGGGCGAAGGGGTTCGACGGCTCAGCCGTTCTGAGCGACTTTGTCCCTTTTCGCGAATCAATGGAGTCACTTCGGATGACCCTGCACGTCGACGGCAAACTCCAGCAATACGCCGGCTACGGCCTTATGATGTACAAACCCTCAGTCATGCTCGAAGAGATCAAATCGTTTATGACATTGGAAGACGGCGACATCATCATGAGCGGGACCCCAAAAGGGGTCAGCACCTACGAGGCCGGGCAGACCTTCGTCGGTCGGGTCTACTCGGATGAAACCCTGCTTATCGAGCAAACGTGGGTTGTTCAGGGCTAG
- a CDS encoding HAD-IIB family hydrolase, which yields MNSPVFLTDLDHTFLRSDQSVSPFSRDVWNRIARHTPLTVATARSFSKSHDFLSALHLDAPMILLDGSMVVLPDKTLIDIKTVAKEIGDELIEAGRRFDNIEPFVIGLTDRDLNEAFRYPEKVTPMQRQVLENYKSDPRLERLGRMEAMEETLKIVYMAEEARLRPLTEHFKALFGDALEFKLSPEKYTGGYYLTILHPLGDKAHAMAKVAEYMEHDTADFTVFGDSLNDLGMFELAGTACAVQNALDEVKAAADIVLPHTNDEDAVARYLQEATHA from the coding sequence ATGAACAGTCCCGTATTTCTGACCGATCTTGACCACACCTTTCTGCGCTCCGACCAGAGTGTCAGCCCCTTCTCCCGCGACGTCTGGAACCGCATCGCCCGCCACACGCCCCTGACCGTCGCCACGGCACGCAGTTTTTCCAAGTCGCACGATTTCCTCAGCGCCCTGCATCTCGACGCGCCGATGATCCTGCTCGACGGCTCCATGGTCGTCCTCCCGGACAAGACCCTCATCGACATCAAAACCGTCGCCAAAGAGATCGGGGACGAACTGATCGAGGCGGGACGCCGCTTTGACAACATAGAGCCCTTCGTCATCGGCCTCACCGACCGCGACCTCAACGAAGCGTTCCGCTACCCCGAAAAGGTCACGCCGATGCAGCGGCAGGTGCTGGAGAACTACAAAAGCGATCCCCGCCTGGAGCGGCTGGGGCGCATGGAGGCGATGGAGGAGACCCTCAAGATCGTCTACATGGCCGAAGAGGCGCGCCTGCGGCCGCTCACGGAGCACTTCAAGGCGCTCTTCGGCGATGCGCTGGAGTTCAAGCTCTCCCCGGAGAAGTATACTGGGGGCTACTACCTCACCATTTTGCACCCCCTCGGCGACAAGGCCCACGCCATGGCGAAGGTCGCCGAGTACATGGAGCACGACACCGCCGACTTCACCGTCTTCGGCGACAGCCTCAACGACCTGGGGATGTTCGAACTCGCCGGGACCGCCTGCGCCGTGCAGAACGCCCTCGACGAGGTAAAGGCCGCCGCGGACATCGTGCTGCCCCACACCAACGACGAAGATGCCGTCGCACGCTACCTGCAGGAGGCCACCCATGCCTGA
- a CDS encoding sugar MFS transporter: MPDKTSALLPMSILGLLFFIFGFVTWLNGSLIPFLKIICDLTAFEALLVTFAFYIAYTVMALPMATVLRYTGYKQGMALGLGIMAAGALLFIPAAQSADYRLFLGGLFTLGAGLTLLQTASNPYIVHIGPHESAAARISIMGLINKGAGVLAPLLFTALIFADFTAPVSADATPEMKAALAQKLVSPYLSMASALALLAVFVRLAPLPKLPFEAVPAAPGDSVWRHPHLLLGAVTLFFYVGIEVIAGDTIGLYGQSLGIENATALTAYTMVFMVAGYLIGVTTIPRFISQEKALRYTALAGLVFTAGILWSSEQSHTVASILWGWSGIATLPDSLTFVALLGLANALVWPAVWPLALKDLGPLTAKGSALLIMGIAGGALLPLLFGQIGEMGGTLRHGYALGFVCYAFIFYYALTGHSIRRNHA; encoded by the coding sequence ATGCCTGACAAAACCTCCGCCCTCCTGCCCATGAGCATCCTCGGCCTGCTCTTCTTCATCTTCGGATTCGTCACCTGGCTCAACGGCTCGCTCATCCCTTTTCTCAAGATCATCTGCGACCTTACCGCCTTTGAAGCGCTCCTGGTCACCTTCGCCTTTTACATCGCCTATACGGTGATGGCCCTGCCGATGGCGACGGTGCTGCGCTACACCGGCTACAAACAGGGGATGGCCCTGGGGCTCGGCATCATGGCCGCCGGGGCCCTGCTCTTCATTCCCGCGGCCCAGAGTGCGGACTACCGCCTCTTCCTCGGCGGCCTCTTTACCCTGGGGGCGGGCCTCACCCTGCTGCAGACGGCATCGAATCCCTACATCGTCCACATCGGCCCCCACGAGAGCGCGGCGGCGCGCATCAGCATCATGGGGCTCATCAACAAGGGCGCCGGCGTCCTCGCCCCGCTGCTCTTTACCGCCCTCATTTTCGCCGACTTCACCGCCCCCGTCTCCGCCGATGCGACGCCGGAGATGAAAGCGGCCCTGGCGCAGAAACTCGTCAGCCCCTACCTCTCCATGGCCTCCGCCCTCGCGCTGCTGGCGGTCTTCGTCCGTCTCGCACCCCTGCCGAAACTCCCCTTCGAAGCCGTTCCCGCCGCCCCGGGCGACTCCGTCTGGCGCCATCCGCACCTCCTGCTCGGGGCCGTCACCCTCTTCTTCTACGTCGGCATCGAGGTCATCGCGGGGGACACCATCGGCCTCTACGGCCAATCGCTCGGCATTGAAAACGCGACGGCGCTCACCGCCTATACGATGGTCTTTATGGTGGCGGGATACCTCATCGGCGTCACGACGATCCCCAGGTTCATCTCCCAGGAGAAGGCGCTGCGCTACACGGCCCTGGCCGGTCTGGTCTTTACGGCCGGGATCCTCTGGAGCAGCGAACAGAGCCACACGGTCGCGTCGATCCTCTGGGGCTGGAGCGGCATCGCCACCCTGCCCGACAGCCTCACCTTCGTCGCCCTGCTGGGGCTCGCCAACGCCCTTGTCTGGCCCGCCGTCTGGCCCCTGGCGCTCAAGGACCTCGGCCCCCTCACGGCCAAGGGGAGCGCCCTGCTCATCATGGGCATCGCCGGCGGCGCGCTGCTGCCGCTGCTCTTCGGCCAGATCGGGGAGATGGGCGGCACCCTGCGCCACGGCTACGCCCTGGGCTTCGTCTGTTACGCCTTCATCTTCTACTACGCCCTTACCGGCCACAGCATAAGGAGAAACCATGCATAA
- the murU gene encoding N-acetylmuramate alpha-1-phosphate uridylyltransferase MurU — protein sequence MDTAMILAAGKGERMRPLTNTIPKPLLEVRGKPLIVHHIERLAAAGFKRIVINIAYLGYMIPEALGDGSKWGVEIFYSDEQHEEPLGVIGGIVKALGMLGDETFLIISGDVWTDFPFDTEFELPASLGHLILVPNPEHNPEGDFAIEEGRAACDEDEENYTFSGIGYYAPKFFWGLTYGNKPLKITYCTKMAGNLVSAELYEGEWRDIGTPERLQLLNEEN from the coding sequence TTGGATACAGCGATGATTTTGGCGGCAGGAAAGGGCGAGCGGATGCGCCCGCTTACGAACACGATTCCGAAGCCCCTGCTTGAAGTCCGGGGTAAACCGCTCATTGTGCATCACATCGAACGCCTCGCGGCGGCGGGGTTCAAACGGATCGTGATCAACATCGCCTACCTGGGCTATATGATCCCCGAAGCGCTGGGCGACGGGTCAAAGTGGGGGGTGGAGATTTTCTACTCAGACGAGCAGCACGAGGAGCCTCTGGGCGTGATCGGGGGCATCGTCAAGGCGCTGGGGATGCTGGGGGACGAGACGTTTCTCATCATCAGCGGCGACGTCTGGACGGACTTCCCCTTCGATACTGAGTTCGAACTGCCCGCATCGCTGGGGCACCTGATCCTCGTGCCCAACCCCGAGCACAACCCCGAAGGCGACTTCGCCATCGAGGAGGGGCGCGCCGCCTGCGACGAAGATGAAGAGAACTACACCTTTTCGGGCATCGGCTACTATGCACCGAAATTCTTTTGGGGACTGACGTACGGCAACAAGCCCCTGAAGATTACCTACTGTACGAAGATGGCCGGGAACCTCGTCTCGGCGGAACTCTACGAGGGAGAGTGGCGCGACATCGGGACGCCGGAGCGGCTTCAATTGTTGAATGAGGAAAACTGA
- a CDS encoding DASS family sodium-coupled anion symporter, protein MIDTRQGIRKFANLGGVENRADRLIRFAVSLIVALLAAYLPEYEGLGSEGRATFFILIFAAGLWLTEAIPAFAVSFLIIALEIVMLGLIPGEEWEAFLSPWASPLVFLFLAGFIMASAASKTRLDIWIAKRVLFLVGNRPEHIMSGMILVTFTMSMFISNTATAALIVSILFPMLATMRPDNPYRKGLMLAVTMAANIGGMGTIIGTPPNAIAVGLLGAEAPSFVGWMMLALPPALLLVIALRFLLLKRYPSNEPLIDLGPLHGVDHTDDTSLVHATVPSVPSWKKSAVVLTFSVTVLLWLTGPLHHIPTTVVSFLPIVIFTMLGILEAEDIRALHWDVIILIIGGLSLGSAVSSSGLDDWIATLFAEQTLPLLLLVPIFAYLVVLLSNFMSNTAAANILLPLVAAVAVVVGNSSPVLAVVTVALSASLAMALPVSTPPNAIVFASGALKSRDFWMMGIVSGVLGPLVILGWIYLVSTFF, encoded by the coding sequence ATGATCGATACGCGGCAAGGCATTCGGAAGTTCGCCAACCTGGGGGGCGTTGAGAACCGGGCAGACCGCCTTATCCGCTTTGCCGTCTCGCTGATCGTGGCGCTTCTGGCGGCCTACCTCCCCGAGTACGAAGGATTGGGCAGCGAAGGGCGGGCGACCTTCTTCATTCTCATCTTCGCCGCCGGGCTCTGGCTGACGGAGGCTATTCCCGCCTTTGCCGTCTCCTTCCTCATCATCGCGCTTGAGATCGTCATGCTCGGCCTCATCCCCGGCGAGGAGTGGGAAGCGTTCCTCTCCCCCTGGGCCAGTCCGCTCGTTTTCCTCTTTCTGGCCGGGTTCATTATGGCCAGCGCGGCGTCGAAGACCCGCCTGGACATCTGGATCGCCAAGCGGGTCCTTTTCCTCGTAGGCAACCGCCCCGAGCACATTATGAGCGGGATGATCCTGGTGACATTCACGATGTCGATGTTCATCTCCAATACGGCGACGGCCGCGCTGATCGTCTCGATCCTCTTCCCCATGCTCGCCACGATGCGGCCGGACAATCCCTATAGAAAGGGGCTGATGCTCGCTGTCACGATGGCCGCCAATATCGGGGGGATGGGGACCATCATCGGGACGCCGCCCAACGCCATCGCCGTGGGGCTGCTGGGTGCGGAGGCCCCCAGCTTTGTCGGCTGGATGATGCTGGCGCTGCCGCCGGCGCTGCTGCTGGTCATCGCATTGCGATTTTTGCTGCTGAAGCGCTACCCCTCCAACGAACCGCTGATCGACCTCGGCCCGCTGCACGGGGTCGACCACACCGACGACACCAGCCTTGTGCACGCGACGGTGCCGAGCGTGCCCAGCTGGAAAAAGAGCGCCGTCGTCCTCACCTTTTCGGTCACTGTCCTGCTCTGGCTGACGGGGCCGCTGCACCACATCCCGACGACAGTAGTCTCCTTCCTTCCCATCGTCATCTTCACGATGCTGGGCATCCTGGAAGCGGAGGATATCCGGGCGCTGCATTGGGACGTCATCATCCTGATCATCGGGGGGCTCTCCCTGGGAAGCGCTGTGAGCAGCAGCGGGCTGGACGACTGGATCGCGACGCTTTTTGCCGAGCAGACGCTGCCGCTGCTCCTGCTTGTTCCGATCTTCGCCTACCTCGTCGTGCTGCTGTCTAATTTTATGAGCAATACGGCCGCGGCGAACATTCTGCTGCCGCTGGTGGCGGCCGTCGCCGTCGTCGTGGGCAACAGCAGCCCGGTGCTCGCCGTCGTCACCGTCGCGCTCAGCGCCTCGCTGGCGATGGCCCTGCCGGTCTCGACCCCGCCCAACGCCATTGTCTTTGCGTCAGGGGCGCTGAAAAGCCGGGATTTCTGGATGATGGGGATCGTCTCCGGGGTGCTTGGGCCCCTCGTTATCCTGGGGTGGATCTACCTGGTGTCTACGTTTTTTTAA